GTGAGGACGATCGGGCGTAAGGGGTTTTGGGTCCGGCTAATTGCCTGTTGCAGTGAAGTAATCACTTGTGAGGCGATCCAGATGGCATCGATCGCTTCATGGGGGCGGGCACCGTGGCCGCTTTCGCCGATAATCGTGATATCCAAGTCATCGGCGGCGGCGGTCAGTGCCCCATAGCGAATCCCAATTTTCCCAGCCATGATTGAAGGGAAAACATGCAGCGAGAAAATACTGTCAACATTTTCCATCGCACCATCTTTGACCATCCAATTTGCCCCTTGGGCAATCTCTTCGGCAGATTGGAAGATGAATCGCATTGCACCTGGAATCCGGTCGGCTAATTGCGATAGCACCATGACGGTGCCGAGTCCGACGGTGGTGTGAATATCATGTCCGCAGGCGTGCATGATTCCCGGTGTGCGTGAGGCGAAGCCAGAATCAACTTTTTCTTGGATTGGGAGGGCATCCATATCGGTCCGAATAGCGAGGCAACGTTGATGCGATGTTTGACCCATTAATTCGCCGATTACCCCCATTTGCCCCATGCCTTCACGGACATGTAATCCGCAAGAGGATAAGACCCCGGCAACATAAGCCGCTGTTTGAATTTCTTGGCCACTGAGTTCTGGATGACTATGCAAATGTCGTCGAATCTCCAGCAGCCGTGGAGCTAAGGCTGTGGTTAGGGCTTGAATTTCAGAATAAATTGCGGCGGATGAATCGGGCATATGCAGATATAGGGTAACAAATATGTCGTCGCACGTTGTTAGCGTGAGACCGACGTGAAGCGACGTATTTCTATTGTAGTAAACCCTTGCGATGCCTCGCTGTTCGATATGTTGTGTTGACCGCTGGGCTATTTGATATGGTCACTGGCAATTTGATGTGCTTACTGATAACGCTGATTTGGATGAATGTAGTGACAGGAGATTAAATCTCTTAGTTTAAAATTGCAGCCTATGGTTTTATCTGTAGCTTAATGAAGGTTAAGCGAATTTCTAGGACACAATCATTCTTATGGCGGACACCACAACCGCATCTGCCACGGCTTCGCTTTTAGCAGATGCCAGCCAACACCTAACGGAAGCCTTTAAACATACACAACTGTCGCCAGATGCAATTACTTCGCTGCAGCAGCCGAAGGCGAATTTAGCCGTCTCTATTCCAGTCCGGATGGATGATGGCTCTTTGCAGGTGTTTTCTGGCTACCGTGTGCATTATGACAATACCCGTGGTCCCTATAAAGGGGGGGTGCGGTTTCATCCCCAAGTTTCCCTCGATGAGGTCCAATCCCTGGCGATGTGGATGACGTTTAAATGTGCGGTGATGGATTTACCCTTTGGGGGCGGTAAAGGCGGGATTACTGTTGATCCGAAAGCGCTTTCAAAATTGGAGCTGGAACGCCTGAGCCGAGGTTATATTGACGCGATCGCGAGTTTTATTGGAATTGATTTAGACATCATGGCCCCAGACGTTTATACCAATGCGATGGTGATGGGCTGGATGATGGATCAATATAGCCAAATTAA
The sequence above is drawn from the Romeriopsis navalis LEGE 11480 genome and encodes:
- a CDS encoding M20 family metallopeptidase; the encoded protein is MPDSSAAIYSEIQALTTALAPRLLEIRRHLHSHPELSGQEIQTAAYVAGVLSSCGLHVREGMGQMGVIGELMGQTSHQRCLAIRTDMDALPIQEKVDSGFASRTPGIMHACGHDIHTTVGLGTVMVLSQLADRIPGAMRFIFQSAEEIAQGANWMVKDGAMENVDSIFSLHVFPSIMAGKIGIRYGALTAAADDLDITIIGESGHGARPHEAIDAIWIASQVITSLQQAISRTQNPLRPIVLTIGKISGGHASNIIADQVQLSGTVRSLHPETHEALPQWIEQIIASICQTYGAKYHMDYRRGVPSVQNDPHLTGFIEAAVADTWGREAIQILHEPSLGAEDFAVYLDHAPGSMFRLGVGFQNRLNYPLHHPLFEPDEKSIVTGVVTMASAAMKYWHHPSN